In Miscanthus floridulus cultivar M001 chromosome 8, ASM1932011v1, whole genome shotgun sequence, the sequence CGGCAGCGtcaggcggcgccgagagcacgatctcatgGAAGAACACATTCTTCATGTTTTCTAGCTTGATGGCCCTGCCTGCGGCATTCACGTCcccgtagccgttggtgggatggaggacccaccaaccgtggaccctagacacgcgttcCAATAAGGACACCGTCGCGACGTGTTCGCCTActggcgggagctcaacgcggggggcacgggcatcggcgaacagtgttttcctaaacgctaaacggtaaacagtcggccacctatcgtttagccattattcgggcaaaacgtcccattaaacgggctaaacggccaattaaatggggtaaacgggtgattaaacgaaaacggcgcaccaccgtgtagcgtttacacggtgtttaaatgggctaaacgaccatttaggcgaacagtgccggcgaatggattcagcagcgtcatggatgccgcctcgtccatgagcgccagccacccacacgaggagccgcacACCACCTTGCCGCGCACGTCGGGCAGCATCTTagacaagaccttcttctctgGGACGtagtagaagccgacgcggtctgagtcggggtcgaacgggagcagcaggagcagcccgaaggtcgcgaacgggacggcggcgcgccatggggagcaagcggatcggaaggacgccgCGTCGTGGCCTAACGCGAGACGCTGCttgatggactcgaggagatcctctggcaggccggatctccagtcagggagaggtagggaccttctcttagGATTGGGAGGCTAAaccatggaagacagatgacatc encodes:
- the LOC136469101 gene encoding uncharacterized protein, with translation MLGNSAMEPASCITTTPPWSPRAWPPNPKRRSLPLPDWRSGLPEDLLESIKQRLALGHDAASFRSACSPWRAAVPFATFGLLLLLPFDPDSDRVGFYYVPEKKVLSKMLPDVRGKVVCGSSCGWLALMDEAASMTLLNPFAAFRKTLFADARAPRVELPPVGEHVATVSLLERVSRVHGWWVLHPTNGYGDVNAAGRAIKLENMKNVFFHEIVLSAPPDAAGRECVAMAMLGCSTEVAFCRVGVHSAWTLLDTKLEFSMGSIVYFQDKFLAIDCTGEISVCSSNTVGATPTVMLLPSLSPPAGRCHRSYLESNDELHIVGAMVSTFHEIQSFIYSSAIYKCNLYDRTPD